TATGAAAAATATTCAATTATAGAAAAAACCAAGTTAGAAGTTGAAAAATATACTAAGCTTGCTATTGAAAGCTTGTCAACTATTCCAATTATTTACAATACTAAAGAATTGATCGAGTTTGGAGAAATGCTTTTAACTAGAAAAAAATAATTACTTGTGTTAATGAATTAAATTAAAAAAATTTATGAGTGAATTAAAAAGAGATTTCGAAATTGACATTAACAAATGTATAAAAATTGATTGCAAAGGAGATGTTGTAGAAGTCGAAATTTATGAGGCTTTTAATTGGATATCTGGTATATTTAGATGTACTAAATGTGGTTGTGAATTTACAGTTAAAGTTGAAACTTAATTTTTTTACAGTGCATTCCTAACTAATTTAACTACTTCATCTGTTGTTACAATTGGCAAATGAAAGTATTGAGCATTAATCAAATTAGCAATTTGAAAAGCCTCAGATTTTGTTGAGTAAACAGATCTAGTATCAATAATCATACTTTTAATATTATATTTTTTATAAGAATCACCAAGTAATATAATTTCCTTTCTAACAGCATCCTGCCTTACATTATTAAGCATCATTGCAATATCTTTGTTCATAGGAATGTTAGCACGACCATCAGTTAAAATAATAATTACAGATTGAAGATTAATTTTTTTAGCTTTTAGAGCAATTTCTAATGATTTATACAAACCATCAGCAAGCGGCGTTCCTCCTCCAGTTGGTAGAATTTCAAGTTCTCGTTTTGCTTTTTCAATAGAACCAGTTTGGTTCAATACAATTTCAGCTTCGTCTTTCCTAAACACAACCATTGCAACTTTATCACGATTGATGTAAGCTGATTGTAATAATTTAATCACTGCTCCTTTAGTCTCTCTCATTCTGTTTTGAGCCATTGAGCCAGAAGCATCTACACAAAAAACAAATAAAGTACCACTTTTGGAAATAAATTGCTTAACTCTTAAATCTTCAATTTTCAATATCAATCTTTCATTATCTTTTCTACCTCTGATCTTTTGAAATGGAATTGCTTGAATAATAGTTGAAAGTATTGAAATCTGATTTCCCCTATTGTTTCGTTTTATTGATCTTACAAATCTTCCTCTTTTATAATTTGTTTTTTCAGAATGATTTCCAGTAATAATATTATTGTCTTTATTAAAAAGATTATCAGATAAATTAATTTCATTATTAAAATTTAGACTTGAAAATAATTCTTCTTTAATCAAATTTAAACTATTTTCAAAATTATTATCCTTACCATTTTCTGTGCTTTTAAATTGTAAACTACTTTCATCATTCGATTCTAGTTTGTCATCAAATAAATTGTTTGAATTTTCATACAGAGGTTTTTCATTTACATTATTATTATCTAATTCATCTTCTAAATATTTGTTTGATTCTTTATCAGATTCTTTATTAGAATCTTTATTTAACTCCTCTGAATTATCTTCTTCATTGTCATTGCAATTGTCTTTAGGAGATTTTTCAGTATCCTCATTTGAGTGCTCGTCTGAAATTCTTTCTGCTCTTGGAGAAAGGACTGTTGCAATAGCAAATTGGATATCTATATTTTCAATAATAGTTGAACCTCTTAATGCACAATGTGCTCTAGCAGCTTTTGTTGCAAATATTAAAGCTCTTTCACCAATCACTGAATGCTTAGTTGCATAATCGATAATTTGATTTATAGCATTATCTAAAACATTAATTTTATGAAGTAGTAATTGAGCCAAATGTATTTTTTCAGATAGATCAATACTTTCAACTTCATTATACTTGTTTTCAAAATTATATTGAGTAGAGCTATTAAAAAGTTTTAAAAATTTTATTAATTCAATATCCACAAGTTTTTTTTCATGTATCAAAAATGCAACTTTATCAATTAAGGAAATACTAATATCAGAATCTGGAATTGTGTTCCCAAGAATTGGAATTCCTTTTAGAATTGCTGAATTAATAATGTAGTTTGTAATAGATGAATTTAACAAATGAAGATTATCCAAAATTATGAATCCACTATTTGCTCTTTCAAATAAATTCTTATCTTTTAAATCTGATTTTGATGTTATAAAACTACTTACATCGATTGAATTTTCTAAATTCTCATAAGTAACATTTGTGGGGATTTTAATAAATGGAATTGAATTGTTAATGTAATTATTTACAAATAAAGAAAATAATTTTATTAATTCAGATTTGCCAGTACCAACTTCAGATGAAATCATGATTCCTGAAATTGAAGGGTCAACAAGTAAGCAAACAAGAGCTTTACGAGTTAAATTATGACCTATAAACTTATTAAATGTGAAGTTAGAAATAATAAAAATTTAATATTAAAATAAACTTATAGAAAGCAAAAAATTAAAAATTAATGTATTTAATTAGGAGATTAGAATAATAATTACAAAACAATTATAAATAAATAAAAGAGCTAAGAAAACATATCAACATACTTTAAAGCAAGTTTTTCAGCGGCTTCAGGGGTTGGTGCTTCAGCAATAACCCTTATAATAGGTTCAGTATTTGAACCTCTCAAATGAACCCAAGAATTGTTAAAAGCAATTCTTAAGCCATCATCAGTATTAATTTCTCCATCATTTTCAACTTCTTTGATTTTAATAATTATATCACTTAAATTATTTTTATCAGTTACTGTAATTTTCTTTTTAGAGATAAAATAATGTGGCATACTCTCACGTAATTTACTTAAACTTCTTCCATCGCGAGCAAGTGCATTCAAAATAATTATAATCCCTGCAATTGAATCTCGACCGAAATGTAATTCAGGCAATATAACGCCTCCAGAACCTTCACCACCAATTACAGAGCCAACCTCTTTCATTTTTTTTGCAACATTAATTTCACCTACAGGAGTTCTATAAACTACAGCTCCATATCTTTTTGCAATATCTTCAACAGCCCTGGTTGTGGATAAATTGATAGCACAAGATAAATCCTTTTTCATAAGAGATTTATAATATGCTAATATAAAATCAATTGCAATTGTAATGGTATATTCTTCACCAATTGGTTCGCCATTTTCATCAATTAATACTAATCTATCAGCATCAGGATCAACAGCAATACCAAAATTAGCATTGTTTTTAATAACAGCTTTTGAAAGTTCATTTAAGTTTTCAGAAATAGGTTCTGGAGTATGAGGGAATTCTCCATTACCTTCACAATACAACCTTATCACTTCACAGCCGCATGTTTCCAATAGCTTCGGGACAATAAAAGAACCTGATGCATTAACTGCATCAACAACAACTTTAAAATTTCTCTTTTCAATTAATTCAAGATCAACAAAATTTAAAGAAAGAG
Above is a window of Chlorobiota bacterium DNA encoding:
- a CDS encoding VWA domain-containing protein is translated as MISSEVGTGKSELIKLFSLFVNNYINNSIPFIKIPTNVTYENLENSIDVSSFITSKSDLKDKNLFERANSGFIILDNLHLLNSSITNYIINSAILKGIPILGNTIPDSDISISLIDKVAFLIHEKKLVDIELIKFLKLFNSSTQYNFENKYNEVESIDLSEKIHLAQLLLHKINVLDNAINQIIDYATKHSVIGERALIFATKAARAHCALRGSTIIENIDIQFAIATVLSPRAERISDEHSNEDTEKSPKDNCNDNEEDNSEELNKDSNKESDKESNKYLEDELDNNNVNEKPLYENSNNLFDDKLESNDESSLQFKSTENGKDNNFENSLNLIKEELFSSLNFNNEINLSDNLFNKDNNIITGNHSEKTNYKRGRFVRSIKRNNRGNQISILSTIIQAIPFQKIRGRKDNERLILKIEDLRVKQFISKSGTLFVFCVDASGSMAQNRMRETKGAVIKLLQSAYINRDKVAMVVFRKDEAEIVLNQTGSIEKAKRELEILPTGGGTPLADGLYKSLEIALKAKKINLQSVIIILTDGRANIPMNKDIAMMLNNVRQDAVRKEIILLGDSYKKYNIKSMIIDTRSVYSTKSEAFQIANLINAQYFHLPIVTTDEVVKLVRNAL
- the glmM gene encoding phosphoglucosamine mutase; the encoded protein is MPLINSISGLRGTIPDSLTPEIVIQYANAFVKFTGVGGTIVIGHDGRPSGEWICNILEGTLQALGSKVISIGMAPTPTVQLATEKSDSVGGISVSASHNPAQWNGLKFLNSDGIFLDKDECNTFWSFLDSNLDYVNFNEYNKLLDEKHWTTKHIFEALSLNFVDLELIEKRNFKVVVDAVNASGSFIVPKLLETCGCEVIRLYCEGNGEFPHTPEPISENLNELSKAVIKNNANFGIAVDPDADRLVLIDENGEPIGEEYTITIAIDFILAYYKSLMKKDLSCAINLSTTRAVEDIAKRYGAVVYRTPVGEINVAKKMKEVGSVIGGEGSGGVILPELHFGRDSIAGIIIILNALARDGRSLSKLRESMPHYFISKKKITVTDKNNLSDIIIKIKEVENDGEINTDDGLRIAFNNSWVHLRGSNTEPIIRVIAEAPTPEAAEKLALKYVDMFS